One genomic window of Candidatus Kuenenia stuttgartiensis includes the following:
- a CDS encoding DUF6883 domain-containing protein, with product MNLPNADQAQVDRKKITEYLLCTSHPDGSNKAVFLSQFGFTLENWRILAESLRKHGATYNVVKVVESEYGTRYSVDGLLETPDSRNPYIRTVWIIEKKSTTPRLITAHPK from the coding sequence ATGAATTTGCCTAATGCAGATCAGGCACAAGTAGATCGTAAAAAAATTACGGAATACTTGTTGTGTACATCACATCCGGATGGGAGCAATAAAGCGGTCTTTTTATCTCAATTTGGTTTCACGCTGGAAAATTGGAGAATATTAGCAGAATCTTTGCGCAAACATGGGGCAACCTATAATGTGGTAAAAGTCGTTGAATCTGAATATGGCACACGTTATAGTGTCGATGGATTGTTAGAAACACCGGATAGCCGCAATCCGTATATAAGGACTGTTTGGATAATAGAAAAAAAGTCTACAACACCAAGATTGATTACTGCACACCCAAAATAG
- a CDS encoding DUF4926 domain-containing protein, which yields MIKEHDRIVLLKDLPEDGLQAGDVGTVIHIHRQGEAFEVEFMTLDGGTVAVTTLLSSQIRAVSKRDITHVRELAVS from the coding sequence ATGATAAAAGAGCATGACCGAATTGTTTTGTTGAAAGATTTACCGGAGGATGGTTTACAGGCTGGTGATGTCGGTACGGTTATTCACATTCATCGTCAAGGTGAAGCATTTGAAGTCGAATTTATGACACTTGACGGTGGAACAGTTGCTGTTACAACTTTGCTTTCATCTCAAATACGAGCAGTTAGTAAAAGGGACATAACCCATGTTAGAGAGCTTGCTGTCTCTTGA
- a CDS encoding O-antigen ligase family protein: MNTKNSKISQVSEYAFITYFFILTFFPFGADVIKMMCLVTMVGCLAYQMVLEKRIIFEKTALNIPILVFFIYLIIASIFSKNTKYCFETLLHDYVPYFIIFFCMVNTIHSIEQVKRIIKAMLITCGLVCAYGLYGYYTGIAARDDRLIATFKYHSRIAKYISLFLPIAICLFFYYRSIFVRFWLGCLVFVSGYAIVLTMSRASWFANMVAVIYIAFMLKKKYLLIAIIAMCPLLFVLLPSKYSMHAKTITQYDKFFSSNKILGERLMCWKASIAIILDHPLLGIGPGKRNFRDIYETYRKEIREKEKKSLGDIPAKTIKKKKVQKVESLSHAHNIILHMWVETGIFGLAIFLWMFTIIFYRTIKAIKSIAENRFEKMLLVGVSAGLVSLISHGLTDIFWKTPESLFLWQVIGVLFLIIQLEGNRKRKDILSSHSGNS, encoded by the coding sequence ATGAATACGAAAAATAGTAAAATAAGTCAGGTATCAGAGTATGCATTTATTACGTATTTTTTTATTTTAACATTTTTTCCTTTCGGCGCTGATGTCATTAAGATGATGTGTTTGGTGACCATGGTTGGATGCCTGGCGTATCAGATGGTGCTTGAGAAACGGATTATCTTTGAGAAAACAGCGCTTAACATACCCATACTGGTATTTTTTATTTATCTGATAATAGCATCAATTTTTTCAAAAAATACAAAGTATTGTTTCGAAACACTCCTGCACGACTATGTCCCGTACTTCATCATCTTTTTTTGTATGGTCAATACAATACACAGTATTGAACAAGTGAAACGCATAATAAAGGCAATGCTTATTACCTGTGGGCTGGTATGTGCATATGGTTTGTATGGGTATTATACGGGAATTGCCGCAAGAGATGACAGGTTAATTGCTACATTTAAGTATCACTCAAGGATTGCAAAATATATTTCATTGTTCCTGCCGATTGCTATTTGTCTGTTTTTTTATTACAGAAGCATATTTGTTAGGTTTTGGCTTGGATGTCTTGTTTTTGTAAGCGGATATGCAATAGTTCTGACGATGAGCAGGGCAAGCTGGTTCGCAAATATGGTTGCTGTGATTTATATAGCGTTCATGTTGAAAAAAAAGTACTTGCTCATTGCGATAATTGCTATGTGTCCTTTATTGTTTGTGCTTTTGCCATCGAAATATTCCATGCACGCCAAAACCATCACACAATATGATAAATTCTTTTCGTCGAACAAGATTCTTGGAGAAAGGTTGATGTGCTGGAAGGCGTCGATTGCGATTATTCTTGATCATCCGTTGCTGGGGATCGGGCCAGGAAAAAGAAACTTCAGGGATATATATGAAACATACAGAAAGGAGATTAGAGAAAAAGAAAAGAAATCTCTTGGGGATATTCCTGCGAAGACTATTAAGAAGAAAAAAGTGCAAAAGGTTGAAAGTCTTTCGCATGCGCATAATATTATACTGCATATGTGGGTGGAAACGGGGATATTTGGATTAGCGATCTTCCTATGGATGTTTACCATAATATTTTATAGAACAATAAAAGCGATAAAATCAATTGCAGAAAATAGATTCGAAAAAATGCTGCTTGTAGGTGTTTCAGCCGGTCTTGTTTCGCTGATTTCCCACGGATTAACTGATATTTTCTGGAAAACCCCTGAATCCTTATTTCTTTGGCAGGTTATCGGGGTGTTGTTCCTTATTATTCAATTAGAGGGAAACAGAAAAAGAAAGGATATTTTAAGCAGTCATTCAGGGAATAGCTAA
- a CDS encoding glycosyltransferase family 2 protein: MNDLCIIIVNWNTKDLLLKCIASVYESDTDCSIKICVVDNGSKDDSVVAVRNRYSGVHIIENRENKGFAAAVNQAITAISPKYYVLLNTDAILEKNTLRILHAFMESHNDAGIAGVQLLKLNGMKQNSFDNYPTLASELLNKSFLRWLFPDKYLSKKRVITQPVEIESVIGACIMVRNEAIKKVGTLDERYFFFLEETDWCYRMKNAGWRVWHVPDARVIHLGGESKRKAPWQSQIEYCRSLYLFFKKNYSRDVYVTFRILYVMKILFNLIINSAGNGIVMFLSRKLRYRLTIYCRLFQWHVLLCPDWMGLRSAKPGK; the protein is encoded by the coding sequence ATGAATGACCTGTGTATTATTATTGTCAACTGGAACACAAAAGACCTGTTGTTGAAATGCATTGCATCCGTTTATGAATCTGATACAGATTGTAGTATTAAAATTTGTGTCGTGGATAACGGATCGAAAGATGACAGTGTTGTGGCGGTGCGTAACAGGTATTCCGGAGTGCATATTATAGAGAACAGGGAAAACAAGGGGTTTGCCGCTGCGGTGAATCAGGCAATAACGGCTATTTCCCCAAAATATTATGTATTGCTTAATACAGATGCGATTTTAGAAAAAAATACGTTGCGGATATTGCATGCTTTTATGGAATCCCATAATGATGCGGGAATTGCCGGTGTTCAACTATTAAAACTAAACGGTATGAAACAAAACAGTTTTGATAATTATCCAACCCTGGCATCTGAGTTATTGAATAAAAGTTTCTTGCGATGGTTGTTTCCTGATAAATACCTGAGTAAGAAACGCGTCATCACGCAGCCCGTCGAAATAGAATCAGTTATAGGGGCATGTATTATGGTAAGGAATGAGGCAATAAAAAAAGTCGGTACATTGGATGAGAGATATTTTTTCTTTCTTGAAGAGACTGACTGGTGCTATCGCATGAAAAATGCAGGGTGGAGAGTGTGGCATGTCCCCGACGCCAGGGTGATTCATCTGGGGGGAGAGAGCAAGAGAAAAGCGCCGTGGCAATCGCAAATTGAGTATTGCCGGTCATTGTATCTTTTTTTTAAAAAGAATTATTCCCGTGATGTTTACGTTACCTTCAGAATATTGTATGTTATGAAGATTTTATTCAATTTAATCATCAATAGCGCGGGGAACGGCATTGTTATGTTTCTTAGCAGGAAGTTGAGATACCGGTTGACAATATATTGCAGGCTTTTTCAATGGCATGTATTGTTATGTCCTGATTGGATGGGATTACGGTCGGCAAAACCAGGTAAATAA
- a CDS encoding glycosyltransferase family 2 protein, whose protein sequence is MANKKPLVSVIMPTYNCAVYLQESIESVLAQTYDAYEVVVIDDGSTDNTKLVLKPYMEKIKYIDLGRNEGLPTARNLGIQSAKGEYVAFLDADDIWMPEKLEMSIDQFMKNPDAGMVYSKHINIDSKSQFLEGKIRRRLPSGNIFTQLFFEQNFIICSSVVVRKEVFNKTALFDSGLVNCQDWDMWLRIAFYYKAIGIDVPLVKYRHSAKSLSKNRNNVLKYQKVIIDKIYTMFKDSENGINEKMYKKRLAAHYAKIGRHYTRMGDKVVARENFRLSLKMDPINIRTLRYYLFHS, encoded by the coding sequence ATGGCAAATAAAAAACCTCTGGTTTCTGTTATTATGCCTACCTATAACTGTGCGGTTTATTTACAGGAATCAATTGAATCAGTTCTTGCACAGACATACGATGCGTATGAAGTTGTTGTGATTGATGATGGTTCTACTGACAACACGAAGCTGGTATTGAAGCCTTATATGGAAAAGATAAAGTATATTGATTTAGGGCGCAATGAAGGGCTTCCAACGGCAAGAAATCTGGGCATTCAGTCGGCGAAGGGAGAGTATGTCGCATTCCTTGATGCCGATGATATTTGGATGCCGGAGAAACTGGAGATGTCAATTGACCAATTCATGAAAAATCCTGATGCTGGAATGGTATATTCAAAACATATAAATATAGACTCAAAAAGCCAGTTTCTGGAAGGAAAGATCAGGAGAAGATTGCCATCTGGCAATATCTTCACTCAATTATTCTTTGAACAAAATTTTATAATATGTTCTTCCGTTGTGGTTCGTAAAGAGGTGTTTAATAAAACGGCTTTATTTGATTCTGGACTGGTAAATTGCCAGGATTGGGACATGTGGCTGAGAATCGCATTCTATTACAAAGCGATTGGCATAGACGTTCCGCTGGTGAAATACAGGCATAGTGCCAAATCTCTAAGTAAAAACCGCAATAATGTCCTGAAATATCAGAAAGTGATCATTGATAAGATATATACTATGTTTAAAGACAGTGAGAACGGCATTAACGAAAAAATGTATAAAAAACGTTTAGCCGCACATTATGCTAAAATCGGCAGACATTATACGCGAATGGGCGATAAAGTTGTGGCAAGGGAAAATTTTCGCCTTTCGTTGAAAATGGATCCGATTAATATCAGAACCTTGAGATACTACTTGTTTCATTCATGA
- a CDS encoding glycosyltransferase family 4 protein — MKILYLYSDHKWTGPSQPIVELCNYMSKKADVMLLTSVPKIPDTGLIFHVESGRVKTVQTLAKRGGIGAMMRNRRVAKQVVQQFDPDIIHFFRDRDLAVHLGSSHKAVKIFTDFNVTPPGFLKKTICKKADVFTVFSLKLRDMLQNDFRKVVCLKPWLDIHQIPKKPKNIRPEFGLNDDDFVVGLVMRVQHHRKFELVVEVVKIIKESGKNIKFLLLGRGPNLNKLAVMPVKKNKLEDSVIFGGYKRLDYWDAVHCFDVMFYTVAGSDGTARALRQCQVLGKPAICLKRDFVEEIVHDGIDGFVAGDDPKEIAERLLALFSQKDMLFEFSKRSAAQGRKYDLENVGGEIYALYEECIKSTRP, encoded by the coding sequence ATGAAAATTCTCTACCTGTATTCTGATCACAAGTGGACGGGGCCTTCGCAGCCTATTGTTGAGTTGTGTAATTATATGAGCAAAAAGGCCGACGTTATGTTGTTGACGAGTGTGCCTAAAATTCCGGATACAGGCTTGATTTTTCATGTGGAATCCGGCAGGGTAAAAACGGTACAAACCCTTGCTAAGCGCGGTGGGATTGGCGCAATGATGAGAAACAGACGTGTGGCAAAGCAGGTTGTTCAACAATTTGATCCTGACATCATTCATTTCTTTCGTGATAGAGACCTTGCTGTGCACCTGGGGAGTTCGCATAAGGCGGTAAAAATATTTACCGATTTCAATGTTACTCCGCCCGGTTTTTTGAAAAAAACAATTTGCAAAAAGGCGGATGTTTTCACGGTATTTAGCCTTAAATTAAGAGATATGCTGCAGAACGATTTCAGGAAGGTAGTTTGTTTAAAACCGTGGCTGGATATTCATCAAATACCAAAAAAACCAAAAAATATCAGGCCGGAATTTGGTTTAAATGATGATGATTTTGTGGTTGGCCTTGTCATGAGAGTGCAGCATCACAGAAAATTTGAACTGGTTGTTGAAGTCGTTAAAATAATAAAGGAATCCGGTAAAAATATTAAGTTTTTACTGCTGGGAAGGGGCCCTAATCTGAATAAACTGGCGGTAATGCCGGTTAAGAAAAATAAATTAGAGGATAGTGTGATTTTCGGCGGGTACAAGAGACTGGATTACTGGGACGCCGTACATTGCTTTGACGTAATGTTTTATACGGTTGCCGGTTCTGATGGAACAGCGAGGGCTTTAAGGCAATGTCAGGTGTTGGGGAAACCTGCTATCTGTCTAAAGAGAGATTTTGTTGAGGAAATCGTCCATGACGGTATTGATGGGTTTGTGGCGGGAGATGATCCAAAGGAAATTGCAGAAAGATTACTTGCCTTATTTTCTCAAAAAGATATGCTTTTTGAATTTTCAAAACGCTCTGCCGCTCAGGGGCGTAAATATGATCTGGAGAATGTTGGCGGCGAAATATACGCATTATATGAAGAATGTATAAAGAGCACCAGGCCATAA
- a CDS encoding glycosyltransferase family 4 protein gives MAAAGKGLKVAIIVMETKRVYFLIQEWEHPASRYRVLQYLPYLNEAHIAYTVSLFPGSFWQWMKLFSQMNGYDVLYVQKKRLWYWQLWYLKRKCIKIIYDFDDAVMYKSPVDGRRRSFKRQRTFARMVRFADSVIAGNSYLKSKALPYNNNVTIIPTAIDTGKYSVRNYDTRKEKITIGWIGSKSSLPFIQELTPAFDKLAEQNKSLELKIICNEFIDCKTMPVHKKIWAIEDENADLQGIDIGLAPLPNHEWTRGKCATKLLQYFAVGVPVVCSPVGVHSEIVEEGVSGMFASSVDEWAEKIKCLADDAALRRRMGLAGRKTLDAGYSLQANAPKFINVIRGV, from the coding sequence ATGGCCGCCGCAGGCAAAGGTCTTAAAGTAGCTATCATAGTTATGGAAACAAAAAGAGTCTATTTTTTAATACAGGAATGGGAACACCCTGCAAGCAGATACAGGGTGTTGCAGTATCTTCCCTACTTAAATGAAGCACATATAGCATATACAGTATCACTTTTCCCCGGTTCGTTCTGGCAATGGATGAAATTGTTTTCTCAAATGAATGGTTATGATGTATTGTATGTCCAGAAAAAGAGGCTGTGGTATTGGCAACTTTGGTATCTGAAGAGAAAGTGCATCAAAATAATATATGATTTTGACGATGCGGTGATGTACAAAAGCCCGGTAGATGGACGCCGAAGATCGTTTAAAAGACAGCGGACATTTGCCAGAATGGTGCGGTTTGCCGATTCTGTAATTGCAGGCAATTCGTATCTGAAATCAAAGGCATTGCCTTACAATAATAACGTAACTATTATCCCTACTGCAATAGATACGGGCAAGTATTCGGTCAGGAATTATGATACCAGGAAGGAAAAGATAACCATAGGATGGATCGGAAGCAAGTCATCGCTTCCGTTCATACAGGAATTGACGCCTGCTTTTGATAAGTTGGCAGAACAGAATAAATCGCTGGAACTGAAGATTATTTGCAACGAATTTATTGATTGCAAAACAATGCCTGTACACAAAAAGATATGGGCAATTGAAGACGAAAATGCTGATTTACAAGGCATTGATATAGGCTTGGCGCCTTTGCCGAATCATGAATGGACAAGGGGCAAGTGCGCTACAAAGCTGCTTCAATATTTCGCAGTGGGCGTTCCCGTAGTATGTTCACCGGTGGGAGTTCACAGTGAGATTGTTGAGGAAGGCGTGAGCGGCATGTTTGCTTCAAGTGTTGATGAGTGGGCAGAGAAGATAAAATGCCTGGCCGATGATGCGGCGCTGAGAAGGCGTATGGGGCTGGCAGGGAGAAAGACATTAGATGCCGGATATTCATTACAGGCGAATGCGCCGAAATTTATAAATGTTATCAGGGGTGTTTAA
- a CDS encoding lipopolysaccharide kinase InaA family protein: MNNYVNNGIEWLVNGGLTDALSEIFNTIHRDDQYEMVRNGHFRRVLKYTNSHESYYIKHYKAKGSIDRFKSLFAQSKAKREWNQGFLLLKNGFHTAEPVAMGETRSCGILRDCYIISKTIPNSIAVKALLLELIKTPAGVIQKKEVLRNLILFVKNMHDAGILHGELHAENILVDVNDFALFYLIDIGRARCGKKTTLPARKKELSRLLYSIKDVCTNDEIIELARCYGTFDPKEILESVGATKYRIWRSRAGKCLKKNNIFTIIKKGGYRINMRAEWDADTLLALIEKHNDSLRDRQENVIKNSHKTGITLVFCPDEKIKGVCVKEYRYPALLKRGVYSLIHSPARKAWLASHGLLALKLLTPQPIALCESRKYGILEKSFLVTENASGNLPCNQYVTEKLNRAHGKPVFRKKRRFVSSLAESFRKLHDLGVYHADLKANNILVNELPDAWNFYYLDLDRVYFNGRITRDERIRNLSQINASMPDCLTYTDRLRFYRAYMKGKKINNADKEIIRGIIKASIARKHLWPPQAKVLK, from the coding sequence ATGAATAATTATGTTAATAATGGTATTGAATGGCTGGTGAACGGTGGATTAACCGATGCGTTAAGCGAAATATTTAATACTATTCATCGGGATGATCAATATGAAATGGTACGTAATGGACATTTCAGGAGGGTTTTGAAATATACTAATAGTCATGAATCGTATTATATAAAACACTATAAGGCAAAGGGCAGTATCGACAGGTTTAAATCGTTGTTTGCTCAGTCAAAGGCTAAAAGGGAGTGGAATCAGGGTTTTTTATTGCTGAAAAACGGTTTTCATACCGCAGAACCAGTAGCTATGGGAGAAACACGTAGTTGCGGAATACTCCGGGATTGTTACATAATTTCAAAAACAATTCCAAACAGCATTGCAGTAAAAGCCCTTTTGCTTGAGTTAATAAAGACTCCGGCGGGCGTAATACAAAAAAAGGAGGTGTTGCGAAACCTTATACTCTTTGTAAAAAATATGCATGACGCCGGGATTTTACACGGAGAACTTCACGCTGAGAATATATTGGTTGACGTCAATGATTTTGCGCTGTTTTATTTAATAGATATTGGCCGTGCCAGGTGCGGGAAAAAAACGACATTGCCTGCCAGAAAGAAGGAATTGTCCCGATTATTGTATTCCATTAAAGATGTATGCACAAATGACGAGATAATTGAATTGGCGCGTTGTTACGGAACTTTTGATCCTAAAGAAATATTAGAGAGCGTAGGTGCTACGAAATACCGTATATGGCGCAGCAGGGCGGGAAAATGTTTAAAGAAAAATAATATATTTACCATAATAAAAAAGGGCGGTTACAGAATAAACATGAGAGCGGAGTGGGACGCAGATACACTGCTTGCCCTCATTGAAAAGCATAATGATTCATTGCGCGATAGGCAGGAGAATGTTATTAAAAATTCTCATAAAACAGGGATTACCCTTGTTTTCTGCCCTGATGAAAAAATCAAAGGTGTGTGCGTAAAAGAATACCGTTATCCAGCTTTGTTAAAAAGAGGCGTTTATTCCCTCATTCATTCCCCTGCGCGAAAGGCATGGCTTGCCTCTCATGGGCTTTTAGCGCTAAAACTTCTGACTCCTCAACCGATTGCGCTTTGCGAAAGCAGGAAGTATGGCATTCTGGAGAAAAGCTTTCTTGTGACGGAGAATGCATCCGGGAATTTGCCGTGTAATCAATATGTAACGGAAAAATTAAATAGGGCGCATGGCAAACCGGTTTTTAGAAAAAAAAGAAGGTTTGTTTCAAGTCTGGCGGAGTCTTTTAGGAAATTGCACGATTTGGGGGTATATCACGCTGATCTGAAGGCAAATAATATCCTGGTGAATGAATTGCCTGATGCCTGGAATTTTTATTACCTTGACCTCGACAGGGTTTACTTTAACGGAAGAATTACGCGTGATGAACGCATTAGAAATTTGTCTCAAATAAATGCATCGATGCCAGATTGTTTGACATACACGGACAGATTACGGTTTTACAGGGCGTATATGAAGGGAAAGAAGATTAATAATGCTGATAAAGAAATTATACGGGGAATTATTAAGGCCAGCATAGCAAGAAAACACTTATGGCCGCCGCAGGCAAAGGTCTTAAAGTAG
- a CDS encoding tetratricopeptide repeat protein produces MKKYFCIYCSLALLFYSFVVYLNCLHNSFVYDDQSTIVDNYFIRHWHNFPDIFTGKYFSLSAELTYRPVVTLSYFVDFTFWKSNPAGYHLTNVLIHSANCVFFFLFCFQLLKKRLTAFVSALLFSSYPLLSESVNAIGFREDLFAFLFMISGFLFFLKSRKDKYFIHYSLSLLCYFFGLFSKEMAITLPVLIILHDLVFPPFLLKNTLLAGRQNNGSVQPINPSISLRLSYLKSGFYRYYSGYLLISLFYLSIRFYFLHNPLESEIQSPLKNPFSSFLTMTHVLAYYIKLLFLPFPLNVDYVIPVSTSIAKISFWIYALLLTATGILAFRTKQRNNYIFFCIVWFFITLSPVMNIIPLGNVMAERYLYVPCAGICMAFGILLTKSASFLSSYHERNTVRKPFTFTTTFPISLTLLPALFFLLSGSAYLTLRRNTDWKDGLRLWSKTLTVSPNSARSHINLGNAYEKMDINSAAFEEYKKALKIDPNDADLFNNLGIYYDKMRLYEDAIACYKKSIEIYPQHTQAHNNLGVIYTKERILDEAIREFTKAISINHYYPDAHSNLGIAYYRKGAMDLAEREFLTAISMEPNHAKAHNGLGILYNDRQQFDNAIHAFQTAVKIKPDYANAHMNLGALLLKHKKDKHAALFHLKESIKLDPQQDQATGINKLIQQLEQAN; encoded by the coding sequence TTGAAAAAATATTTTTGCATATATTGCTCACTGGCGCTCTTGTTTTACTCATTTGTCGTTTATTTGAATTGTCTGCACAATTCCTTTGTGTATGATGATCAATCAACGATAGTCGATAATTATTTCATACGGCACTGGCATAACTTTCCGGATATTTTTACAGGCAAATATTTTTCTCTTTCCGCTGAATTAACGTATCGTCCGGTAGTCACCCTCTCTTATTTTGTTGATTTTACCTTCTGGAAATCCAACCCTGCCGGCTACCACCTTACCAATGTTTTAATCCATTCGGCAAACTGTGTATTCTTCTTTCTCTTTTGTTTTCAACTGCTGAAAAAACGGCTAACTGCTTTTGTGTCGGCATTACTGTTTTCTTCATATCCCCTCTTATCAGAATCCGTAAACGCAATCGGGTTTCGGGAGGATCTGTTTGCGTTTCTATTTATGATATCGGGCTTTCTCTTTTTTTTAAAATCCCGCAAAGACAAATATTTCATTCATTACTCATTATCTTTACTCTGTTATTTTTTTGGACTTTTCTCCAAAGAAATGGCGATTACTTTACCGGTATTAATTATTTTACACGACCTTGTTTTCCCACCGTTTTTACTAAAAAATACACTGTTGGCAGGACGTCAAAACAACGGGAGTGTGCAACCAATAAACCCATCCATATCATTACGCCTCTCTTATCTAAAATCAGGTTTTTATCGCTATTATAGCGGCTACCTGCTGATTTCTCTTTTCTATCTCTCAATCCGCTTTTACTTTCTCCACAATCCTTTGGAATCAGAAATACAATCGCCATTAAAGAATCCTTTCTCCAGCTTTCTTACCATGACCCACGTATTGGCATATTATATAAAATTACTCTTCCTTCCCTTTCCTTTAAATGTGGATTATGTGATTCCTGTTTCAACATCCATTGCGAAAATATCCTTCTGGATATACGCACTGCTTTTAACGGCAACGGGAATACTTGCATTTCGTACAAAACAAAGAAATAACTATATTTTCTTTTGCATTGTGTGGTTTTTCATTACCTTATCCCCCGTAATGAATATTATCCCATTGGGCAATGTTATGGCAGAAAGGTATTTATATGTTCCTTGTGCCGGTATTTGCATGGCATTTGGGATTTTGTTGACTAAGAGCGCCTCCTTTTTATCTTCTTATCATGAACGGAACACCGTCAGAAAACCTTTTACATTCACTACAACTTTCCCTATTTCGCTGACGCTGCTTCCGGCGCTCTTTTTTCTTTTGTCAGGAAGCGCATATTTAACGCTTCGGAGAAACACGGATTGGAAGGATGGGTTACGCTTATGGTCAAAAACACTTACTGTTTCACCGAACAGTGCGAGAAGTCACATTAACCTGGGAAATGCCTATGAAAAAATGGACATTAACAGCGCCGCTTTTGAAGAATACAAAAAGGCGTTAAAAATAGACCCGAACGACGCCGACCTTTTTAATAACCTTGGCATTTATTATGACAAAATGCGTCTTTATGAAGATGCAATTGCCTGTTACAAAAAAAGTATTGAAATATATCCACAACACACACAAGCACATAATAATTTAGGGGTAATATATACCAAAGAAAGAATATTAGATGAAGCAATCCGGGAATTTACCAAAGCAATCTCAATAAATCATTATTACCCTGACGCACACAGTAACCTTGGCATCGCATATTACCGAAAGGGCGCTATGGATCTGGCGGAACGTGAATTCCTGACTGCGATTTCTATGGAACCAAATCACGCAAAGGCCCATAACGGACTTGGCATCCTCTATAACGACAGGCAGCAATTTGACAATGCCATTCATGCATTTCAAACTGCCGTAAAAATCAAACCCGATTACGCAAACGCCCATATGAATCTGGGCGCTCTGCTGCTGAAACACAAAAAAGACAAACATGCGGCATTATTTCATCTTAAAGAAAGCATAAAACTCGATCCGCAACAAGACCAGGCTACCGGCATAAACAAACTTATACAACAACTTGAACAGGCAAACTAA